CAAGAAATTAAAGAAAAATATTCTTCATATGATTTCTATTATGCTACAACAAAAGCCCCTAAAGCTTATACCGACATAACTTATTCCGAAAACTGCTTTATTGTTTTCGGAAAAGAAACTGCAGGGCTACCTCAAGAACTGCTTGATGAAAATAAGGAATATTGTATCAGGATACCTATGATAAAGGGTATTAGGTCTTTAAATCTTTCAAATTCAGTGGCTATAATACTGTATGAAGCCTTAAGGCAAAACGGGTTTAGGGGATTGGAGATTAAAGGAAATATGAGTATAGGCAATTTTCAGTGCAAATGAAGAGCAAGCAAATTAAGGGAAAATAAGGTAAATAGAAAAATTGAGGAGGTTGGATTAATGGTGAAGCGTATAGGTATTCTCACCGGGGGAGGAGATTGTCCCGGTTTAAATGCAGTGCTCAGAGCTGTAGCAAAAACTGCAATGTTTAAGTATGGATGGGAAGTTTTTGGATTTAGAGACGGATACAGGGGACTTGTCTTAAATCAATATATGAAATTCGGTCCCGATGATGCTTCCGGAATTCTTGATAAGGGGGGTACTATCCTCGGTACATCAAACAGGGATAACCCTTTTAATTTCAAGGTAGAAGAGGACGGAAGGGTAGAGTACAGGGATATGTCGGATGAAGCAATTAGAAATATCAAAGCTCTTGGTATTGATTGTATGATTATGATTGGGGGTGACGGTACCCTTACCAGTGCCAGGGACTTTGCAAGAAAGGGGCTTAATGTTGTAGGAGTGCCTAAAACCATAGATAATGACCTTTCAGGTACAGACCTTACGTTTGGCTTTATGACGGCTGTAGATACGGCTACTGACGCTATTGATAAACTCCATTCTACTGCAGAATCACACCACAGGGTTATGATTTTGGAAGTGATGGGAAGGTATGCCGGATGGATAGCTTTAAAAGCAGGTATTGCCGGTGGAGCAGATGTAATACTCATACCTGAGATACCCTATGATATAAATAAAGTGGTCGGAAAAGTTATGGAAAGAAAACAGGCAGGCAAGCACTTCAGTATAATAGTTGTTGCTGAAGGGGCCAAGTCCGTAGCAGGAGAAGTAGTAGTGAGCAAGGTTTTAAAAGATAGCCCTGATCCTGTAAGGCTAGGAGGGATTGGCAACAAAATAGCTGATGAAATTGAAAAGATTACAGGTATTGAAACAAGGGTTACGGTATTGGGACATCTTCAGAGAGGCGGCAGGCCTGTGCCTTATGACAGGATATTGTCTACAAGGTATGGGGTGGCAGCTGTTGAGCTTGTAAATAAAGGAGAGTTCGGCAAGATGGTAAGCCTCCAGGGTAATACTATAACTTCAGTTTCCCTTGAAGAGGCGGTGAATAAAATTAAAACGGTACCTCCCGATGGAGAACTGGTTAGAATTGCTAAAAGCATAGGGGTCGGATTTGGAGATTAAGAATATATTTTTGAATTCCCGGGGTTAAAGCCTGTGCTTTTAAACAGTAATTGCATTATAAATAAATGTTTAGCGAAAGTTATTTTGTGGTAACTAAATATAATGGGTAAAAATAGATATAAATATTGGGGTGATGTAATGCAATACAGAAAATTCGGTAATACCGGTGTTATGATTTCAGCTCTTGGGTTTGGGTCAATGCGTCTTCCGGGATATGAAAAGGACGGGGAGTTTTTTGTAGATGAAGAAAAATCCATAGAAATGATACATAGGGCTTTTGACCTTGGTGTAAACTATATTGATTCTGCATATGGTTACTGTGGAGGAAAAAGTGAAATTGTAGTAGGGAAAGCATTAAAAGGCTATAGGGACCAGGTTTATGTATCCACTAAAGTACCAACCTGGCATATAAAGGAAAAGGCGGATTATAGAAGGTTTTTGGAAGAGCAGTTAAAGAAGCTGGATGTGGAATACATAGATTTTTATCATTTCCACAGCTTAAATAAAAACAATTGGGAAAACACCGTCCTGAAATATAACCTTATAGAAGACGCACAAAAGGCAAAAGATGAGGGGTTGATTAAACATATATCCTTTTCTTTCCACGATAAACCTGAAGTATTAATTCAGTTAATTGATACAGGTATATTTGAAACCCTGCTATGTCAATATAATCTTCTCGACAGGGCAAACGAGGAAGCAATTGCCTATGCAAACAAAAAAGGGCTTGGAGTTGTAATAATGGGTCCTGTTGGCGGAGGAAGGC
The Bacillota bacterium genome window above contains:
- the trmL gene encoding tRNA (uridine(34)/cytosine(34)/5-carboxymethylaminomethyluridine(34)-2'-O)-methyltransferase TrmL; its protein translation is MNIVLVEPEIPQNTGNISRTCAATGTVLHLVRPFGFSLEDKYLKRAGLDYWDKLEIYCYDSFQEIKEKYSSYDFYYATTKAPKAYTDITYSENCFIVFGKETAGLPQELLDENKEYCIRIPMIKGIRSLNLSNSVAIILYEALRQNGFRGLEIKGNMSIGNFQCK
- a CDS encoding aldo/keto reductase, which codes for MQYRKFGNTGVMISALGFGSMRLPGYEKDGEFFVDEEKSIEMIHRAFDLGVNYIDSAYGYCGGKSEIVVGKALKGYRDQVYVSTKVPTWHIKEKADYRRFLEEQLKKLDVEYIDFYHFHSLNKNNWENTVLKYNLIEDAQKAKDEGLIKHISFSFHDKPEVLIQLIDTGIFETLLCQYNLLDRANEEAIAYANKKGLGVVIMGPVGGGRLASPSEIIKRSLGSKAKSTPEVALRFVLANPNVSCALSGMSSIDMVEENARVASIEEPLSREDWRRINETFEENKKLADLYCTGCEYCLPCPNGIKIPRIFSIMNYHKVYGLTDYAKKEFEKVGKEEAYGASPAECVECGECETKCPQNIKIRERLKESLTELG
- a CDS encoding 6-phosphofructokinase, which gives rise to MVKRIGILTGGGDCPGLNAVLRAVAKTAMFKYGWEVFGFRDGYRGLVLNQYMKFGPDDASGILDKGGTILGTSNRDNPFNFKVEEDGRVEYRDMSDEAIRNIKALGIDCMIMIGGDGTLTSARDFARKGLNVVGVPKTIDNDLSGTDLTFGFMTAVDTATDAIDKLHSTAESHHRVMILEVMGRYAGWIALKAGIAGGADVILIPEIPYDINKVVGKVMERKQAGKHFSIIVVAEGAKSVAGEVVVSKVLKDSPDPVRLGGIGNKIADEIEKITGIETRVTVLGHLQRGGRPVPYDRILSTRYGVAAVELVNKGEFGKMVSLQGNTITSVSLEEAVNKIKTVPPDGELVRIAKSIGVGFGD